A section of the Cuniculiplasma divulgatum genome encodes:
- a CDS encoding tetratricopeptide repeat protein — translation MERVFNYREASDYFIDLIDKSKISGTSFLLMGKSGWGKTAALNFIEEFARGKGMYVFRAKSFYSDEALKYQAYNELLNQLLDTFEERDLAKIVEIFSHFSGEKARNTIFILDNIESMIQPSRELFVYLSRLSKKNGYIFMATFNEELILDQDVVRKFLNVVTMESNIWVLNFRKPDIEDMNYFLRQKHFKLPISFVQELYRLTNGNIRYADYALKYYQERGIINSNNELEEVTYRFFPIPPSFETRLERVLADMEDPDLSILGLIALMSEELSPGFIARMLELERSDVLHILDRLTEAGFVTHNDVNYSLVNRRINDLVIGALSEKKSKVLSDHFLKQPSFNDLPALTKIKIYLLVKDPEAIEKEVEGQWTEIRQKLPFINSSPEMFLRILKMVSNDGARAHLSLLAAYAYEIAGQTKEAIELCNSESVIRVEPVFARITLARLYRKAGRYAESVKLCEELLPHLDIESRDYAETLMTLAVDYSYMENRELTVKYATDARNLAKKKGFEDVTADALNLLGTMSVRSFQLSNALDLYKESLALNQKMRHYEAELLSLNNIAIIYSYQGKLEESAKMLTEIIEKSYISGALVSRAYATYNLCEIYYTTGRFDEFRQNITSAQKLIRIVDDSNLTYPFLRFMATINLNSFNLENAITFINEMYDLAVRNGSSVQETVCRGLKYIADGFQSGNFNPNLDKVFLTSFQEADDYLPLWYTIGAIKFAIDGNADEAMRAAELAMKQAQGIGDFMGLLVARIAGAIALASRGKLNDLRKFLDENLPQGSNTYIYTYVVVLLRHMAAGTLRDVKIDEKSRSLIGLGTEVIVGLHDEDIAKLNTTKGEYIKSVYTQLKGKVPQIYDGFN, via the coding sequence ATGGAACGAGTCTTCAACTACAGGGAAGCCAGTGATTATTTCATCGATCTCATTGACAAGTCGAAGATATCCGGTACATCGTTCCTTCTTATGGGAAAGAGCGGCTGGGGAAAGACCGCCGCCCTGAATTTCATCGAGGAATTTGCCAGGGGCAAGGGCATGTACGTCTTCAGAGCAAAATCCTTTTACTCAGACGAAGCTCTCAAGTATCAGGCCTACAACGAGTTGCTCAATCAGCTACTCGATACATTTGAGGAGAGAGATTTGGCAAAGATAGTGGAGATATTCTCACACTTTTCAGGAGAAAAGGCCAGAAACACCATATTTATCCTTGACAATATTGAAAGCATGATCCAGCCTTCCCGAGAACTCTTTGTTTATCTATCCAGGCTCAGCAAGAAAAACGGATACATATTCATGGCAACATTCAATGAAGAGCTGATCCTTGATCAGGATGTGGTGAGGAAGTTCCTGAATGTTGTCACAATGGAATCAAACATATGGGTGCTGAACTTCAGAAAACCCGACATTGAAGACATGAACTATTTCCTCAGGCAGAAACATTTCAAGCTTCCGATTTCATTTGTTCAGGAGCTTTACCGGCTTACTAACGGAAATATAAGATATGCAGATTATGCCCTGAAATACTACCAGGAAAGAGGCATAATAAACAGCAACAATGAGCTTGAGGAGGTAACGTACAGATTCTTCCCAATACCACCGAGTTTTGAAACAAGGCTGGAAAGGGTACTTGCAGACATGGAGGACCCCGATCTGTCTATCCTGGGCCTCATTGCACTGATGTCAGAAGAACTTTCACCGGGCTTCATTGCCAGAATGCTGGAACTTGAGAGAAGCGATGTTCTTCATATTCTTGACAGATTGACCGAAGCTGGCTTTGTAACACATAATGATGTCAATTACAGCCTGGTGAACAGGAGAATAAATGACCTAGTTATTGGGGCGCTTTCCGAGAAAAAATCAAAGGTGCTCTCCGACCATTTCCTTAAACAACCTTCATTCAATGATCTGCCTGCACTTACAAAAATCAAGATCTATCTTCTTGTTAAAGATCCTGAGGCAATAGAGAAGGAGGTGGAGGGTCAGTGGACTGAAATCCGGCAGAAACTCCCGTTCATAAACTCCTCACCGGAAATGTTCCTGAGAATCCTGAAAATGGTCAGCAATGATGGTGCACGTGCACACCTTAGTCTGCTGGCTGCCTATGCCTATGAGATAGCGGGACAGACCAAGGAAGCCATCGAATTATGCAATTCCGAAAGTGTCATAAGAGTTGAGCCCGTCTTTGCCAGGATAACGCTGGCCAGACTGTACAGGAAGGCTGGAAGATACGCTGAATCAGTGAAATTATGCGAAGAGCTTCTGCCACACCTTGACATTGAATCCAGGGATTATGCCGAGACCCTCATGACCCTGGCAGTTGACTATTCATATATGGAAAACAGGGAACTTACGGTAAAATATGCAACGGACGCAAGAAACCTAGCAAAGAAGAAGGGTTTCGAGGATGTTACTGCAGATGCACTTAACCTACTTGGAACCATGAGCGTGAGAAGTTTCCAGTTGAGCAACGCACTTGACCTTTATAAGGAATCACTGGCCCTGAACCAGAAGATGAGACATTACGAGGCCGAGCTTCTCAGCCTGAACAATATTGCAATCATATACAGTTACCAGGGAAAGCTGGAGGAATCGGCAAAGATGCTGACCGAAATTATTGAGAAGTCCTATATTTCCGGTGCCCTGGTGTCCAGGGCGTACGCAACATACAACCTCTGTGAAATATATTACACCACTGGCAGGTTTGACGAATTCCGGCAGAACATCACAAGCGCACAGAAGCTCATACGCATTGTGGACGACAGCAACCTGACATACCCGTTCCTCAGGTTCATGGCAACAATAAACCTGAATTCATTCAATCTTGAAAATGCCATTACCTTCATTAACGAGATGTATGACCTTGCCGTGAGAAATGGAAGTTCTGTCCAGGAGACTGTCTGCCGCGGCCTGAAGTATATAGCCGATGGATTCCAGTCAGGCAATTTCAACCCCAATCTTGACAAGGTTTTCCTTACGTCATTCCAGGAGGCTGATGACTACCTGCCCTTGTGGTACACCATTGGAGCCATTAAATTCGCAATAGACGGTAATGCTGATGAGGCAATGAGAGCCGCTGAACTTGCCATGAAACAGGCCCAGGGAATTGGGGATTTCATGGGATTGCTCGTAGCGAGGATCGCCGGCGCAATCGCACTTGCCTCAAGAGGGAAATTGAACGACCTGAGAAAATTTCTGGATGAAAACCTTCCCCAGGGAAGTAATACCTATATCTACACTTACGTCGTTGTATTGCTGAGACACATGGCTGCGGGTACATTGCGGGATGTTAAAATTGATGAAAAATCAAGATCACTCATAGGGCTGGGCACAGAAGTGATTGTTGGCCTGCATGATGAGGATATAGCAAAACTGAATACAACAAAAGGTGAATATATAAAGTCAGTTTATACCCAGCTGAAGGGAAAGGTGCCACAGATATATGACGGGTTCAATTGA
- a CDS encoding dihydroorotate dehydrogenase electron transfer subunit produces MIVKDISDVERIGRNTVTIRFSWDQKVEPGQFIMVWMPDHSEIPISVSHTGLLKGITIRSYGETSEAMIGLKKGDRIFFRGPYGRPFDIKPGRKLVVGGGSGMAGLLPLVDSSAYGVVSARTSSDLLFADRFAEGHVTMVTDDGTAGIRGFAIDGVKSLQLDEFDMMYVCGPELMLKSILDYVADKPIPAQFSLERTMKCGIGICDSCSIDGRQLCTEGPTFSKEELMGLHEFGTTRLTESGKRIQIGRH; encoded by the coding sequence ATGATAGTAAAGGATATTTCCGATGTGGAGAGGATAGGGAGAAATACAGTAACAATAAGGTTCAGCTGGGACCAGAAAGTTGAACCGGGACAGTTCATCATGGTGTGGATGCCTGACCACAGCGAAATTCCCATTTCAGTATCTCATACAGGCCTCCTGAAAGGCATCACCATCAGAAGCTATGGCGAAACCAGCGAAGCAATGATCGGCCTCAAGAAGGGAGACAGGATCTTTTTCAGGGGACCATATGGAAGACCCTTTGACATCAAGCCAGGAAGAAAATTAGTAGTTGGAGGAGGGTCCGGCATGGCTGGCCTTCTTCCACTGGTTGATTCCAGCGCATATGGTGTTGTTTCTGCAAGAACCTCATCTGATCTTCTATTTGCAGACAGATTTGCTGAGGGGCATGTGACAATGGTTACTGACGATGGTACGGCAGGCATCAGAGGGTTTGCCATTGATGGTGTTAAGTCCCTACAGCTGGATGAGTTTGACATGATGTACGTATGCGGCCCAGAACTGATGCTGAAGTCCATACTGGATTATGTTGCGGATAAGCCCATCCCTGCCCAGTTCTCACTGGAACGCACCATGAAGTGTGGAATTGGTATCTGCGATTCATGCTCCATAGATGGAAGACAGCTATGCACGGAAGGACCCACATTCAGCAAGGAAGAGCTCATGGGCTTGCATGAATTCGGAACCACAAGGCTTACGGAATCCGGAAAGCGCATCCAGATTGGCAGGCATTAG
- a CDS encoding dihydroorotate dehydrogenase — protein sequence MVHTDTTVAGIRLSNPMMLASGILDENGYTMLEILKKGAAAVVTKSIGTSERTGYKPPVVVPIHGGLLNAIGLANPGIKNFRGEMEIALSGNKPIVGSIFGATADEFLQLALNMEEYGATAVELNLSCPHVAGYGTEVGSDPQLVEDIVTTLKSKLKIPVFAKLSPNVTNIVDIANAAHKADALVLINTVRAMSIDIHARKAVLTNRYGGLSGPAIKNVGVRYVYEVKKETGKEIIGVGGIENANDLVEYVMAGASAVQIGTALYTQGKDVFSIIEADLEKFMEAEGFSRISEMIGVAVE from the coding sequence ATGGTTCACACTGATACAACCGTAGCCGGAATAAGGCTTTCCAATCCAATGATGCTTGCCTCTGGAATACTGGATGAAAATGGATACACAATGCTTGAAATCCTGAAAAAAGGCGCTGCTGCAGTGGTTACTAAGTCCATTGGCACCAGTGAGAGGACAGGATACAAGCCCCCTGTTGTGGTGCCAATCCATGGAGGACTTCTTAATGCCATTGGTCTTGCTAACCCCGGAATTAAAAATTTCAGGGGTGAGATGGAAATTGCGCTGAGTGGAAATAAACCAATTGTGGGAAGTATTTTCGGTGCAACTGCAGATGAATTTCTCCAGCTGGCACTGAACATGGAGGAATACGGAGCAACTGCAGTGGAGCTGAACCTTTCCTGCCCACACGTGGCAGGATACGGCACAGAGGTTGGTTCTGACCCGCAGCTTGTGGAGGATATAGTGACCACGCTGAAATCAAAACTGAAAATACCGGTGTTCGCGAAACTTTCCCCAAACGTCACAAACATAGTGGACATTGCTAACGCCGCTCATAAGGCAGATGCGCTTGTCCTCATAAACACCGTAAGGGCAATGTCCATAGATATACACGCCAGGAAAGCTGTTCTCACCAACAGATATGGTGGCCTTTCCGGTCCAGCCATAAAAAATGTTGGCGTAAGGTACGTTTATGAGGTCAAAAAGGAGACCGGGAAGGAAATAATCGGTGTTGGGGGAATTGAAAACGCCAACGACCTTGTTGAATACGTTATGGCCGGTGCTTCTGCAGTCCAGATAGGCACAGCGCTTTACACACAGGGGAAAGATGTATTTTCAATAATAGAAGCAGACCTCGAGAAATTCATGGAAGCGGAAGGGTTCAGCAGAATCTCTGAAATGATCGGGGTGGCTGTTGAATGA
- a CDS encoding YbhB/YbcL family Raf kinase inhibitor-like protein — protein sequence MTFKIEMTGFKNGDMLSQKFSCDGNDVSPEIKWDDAPQSAKSFILIVEDPDAPHGTFVHWIIYNIKPDVKSLPENVPKTETTPEGWSQGVNDFGKIGYNGPCPPRKQVHRYFFTIYGVLEPPELKPGLSRKDLDRILDVKTVKKTSIMVKYGRAYEHA from the coding sequence ATGACTTTCAAGATTGAGATGACGGGATTCAAAAATGGGGATATGCTGAGCCAGAAATTCTCATGTGATGGAAATGATGTCTCACCTGAGATCAAGTGGGATGACGCTCCACAATCTGCCAAATCCTTTATACTTATTGTCGAAGACCCGGATGCCCCGCATGGAACATTCGTTCACTGGATCATTTATAATATAAAACCGGATGTCAAGTCTCTTCCTGAAAATGTGCCGAAAACGGAGACCACCCCAGAAGGATGGAGCCAGGGGGTAAACGATTTTGGAAAGATCGGCTACAACGGGCCTTGCCCCCCAAGGAAGCAGGTGCACAGGTATTTCTTTACAATTTATGGTGTACTGGAACCACCTGAGCTGAAGCCGGGACTCTCAAGGAAGGACCTTGACAGAATTCTGGATGTCAAGACTGTCAAAAAAACTTCAATAATGGTGAAATACGGCAGGGCATATGAGCATGCCTGA
- the msrA gene encoding peptide-methionine (S)-S-oxide reductase MsrA — protein MNQTIYLGAGCFWCTEAAFRTIKGIQEVTPGYSGGHVENPTYDQVCSGNTGHIEVARVVFNTEVTDLEQILEIFFSIHDPTSIDKQGADTGEQYRYVIFYTSESQKNSAIDFIKRLKDQKHFKRAIVTQVLPFKNFYPAEDYHRNYYEKNAGAAYCRFVINPKIKKLQEMFPALVDRKGRADNLEPH, from the coding sequence ATGAATCAGACAATCTATCTGGGTGCCGGATGTTTCTGGTGCACTGAGGCTGCGTTTCGAACCATAAAGGGCATTCAAGAAGTTACCCCTGGCTATTCCGGTGGGCATGTGGAAAATCCCACATATGATCAGGTGTGTTCTGGAAATACCGGACACATAGAAGTTGCCCGGGTTGTCTTCAACACAGAAGTAACTGATCTGGAGCAGATACTGGAGATTTTCTTCTCTATCCACGATCCTACCTCGATTGATAAGCAGGGAGCGGACACTGGCGAACAGTACAGATATGTGATATTTTACACCTCCGAATCTCAGAAGAATTCTGCAATTGATTTCATAAAGCGCCTTAAGGATCAGAAACATTTCAAGCGAGCCATTGTTACACAGGTACTGCCATTCAAGAATTTCTATCCTGCTGAAGATTACCACAGGAACTATTACGAAAAGAATGCAGGTGCCGCATATTGCAGATTTGTCATAAATCCCAAGATTAAGAAACTGCAGGAGATGTTTCCTGCACTTGTGGACAGAAAGGGCAGGGCAGACAACCTGGAGCCGCATTAA
- a CDS encoding archaellin/type IV pilin N-terminal domain-containing protein, translating to MKSVFKQDKAVSPIIATILLIAITVTLVSTAYTLISGYIPIPSSPTPTANLNIANLTYRSSGSINGTYAISLSSVNGNISLDNIVLLIIMQNGTVVEENLGMVLNAGKIQVESGTLSINMTGNEPYLSSTTEIIVNLALSPGYISYVALKDIKTGGTVGSALVT from the coding sequence ATGAAGAGCGTGTTCAAGCAGGATAAGGCTGTGTCCCCAATAATAGCAACAATTCTGCTAATTGCAATTACCGTCACACTGGTATCGACAGCCTACACTCTGATTTCTGGATACATTCCAATCCCTTCATCCCCAACGCCTACTGCAAATCTGAACATTGCTAACCTTACCTACAGGTCATCAGGTTCAATAAACGGTACATACGCTATTTCACTGAGTTCAGTGAACGGTAATATATCATTGGATAATATTGTCCTTCTCATCATCATGCAAAACGGAACCGTGGTTGAAGAGAATCTGGGCATGGTTCTCAATGCAGGGAAGATACAGGTGGAATCTGGCACATTGTCCATAAACATGACCGGGAATGAACCGTACCTTTCCAGCACAACGGAGATAATTGTCAATCTTGCACTATCACCCGGATATATCTCCTACGTTGCTTTGAAAGACATTAAAACAGGCGGTACTGTTGGTTCTGCTCTGGTAACATAA
- a CDS encoding ammonium transporter, giving the protein MSVIFLQEGAQFAYQYLLNNIWVIFSALLIFLMTIAVGFLEVGEIGLGFSRSLMKTLSITAVSLVVMAFFGFNIAFAPTISGVIGDPFYMPGLFLGGFSSSAAGLLTGQWWSMSASYSGTGLMTGSYFLFEAASAAVTFALVSVIFLNKVKFSVQVAFSVVYFLFIWTIPASWIWNPTGWLYTLGMRDFAGGIVVHGAAGIAGLAIVLQIWREERSSGQKSSTQVPFNVNETWLTLAILLLWIGWFGFNAGSVFAFNSDALVVVLTTFLSGSMSFVSMMVVAYLYTHEMPGLMDGVNGVLMGLIVITPLAGFVSPESAIILGLVAASIYFFVSNRLSKSRWFSDPIGLFPGHLVGGIFSITMIGFFTESSFAAASGNPGLPNGLFFGRGLSALRQLGIEELGVISVAAFVFVVSLITMMAISKLMGGILEESEKVPGITKDTTRKHATSGGR; this is encoded by the coding sequence TTGTCCGTTATTTTTCTTCAGGAAGGTGCCCAATTCGCGTACCAGTATCTTCTTAACAACATCTGGGTCATATTTTCAGCGCTTCTCATATTCTTGATGACCATAGCAGTGGGTTTTCTGGAAGTGGGTGAGATTGGTCTCGGTTTCTCACGAAGCCTGATGAAGACACTTTCAATAACCGCTGTGTCACTGGTTGTGATGGCATTCTTTGGTTTCAACATCGCGTTTGCCCCCACCATAAGCGGGGTAATAGGCGATCCCTTCTACATGCCGGGGCTGTTTCTTGGCGGTTTTTCATCCAGCGCAGCCGGGTTGCTTACGGGGCAGTGGTGGTCCATGTCTGCCTCATATTCAGGAACCGGGCTGATGACTGGCTCATATTTCCTGTTCGAGGCCGCATCAGCTGCCGTTACATTCGCTCTTGTATCTGTAATATTTCTTAACAAAGTAAAATTCTCAGTTCAGGTTGCATTTTCAGTTGTATATTTCCTGTTCATATGGACCATACCTGCGTCATGGATCTGGAATCCAACAGGGTGGCTCTACACACTTGGAATGCGTGACTTTGCAGGCGGTATTGTGGTGCATGGTGCAGCAGGCATAGCCGGTCTCGCAATAGTGCTGCAGATCTGGCGTGAAGAGAGATCTTCAGGCCAGAAATCATCCACTCAGGTTCCATTCAATGTGAATGAAACCTGGCTCACCCTTGCCATTCTCCTGTTGTGGATTGGGTGGTTTGGCTTCAATGCAGGAAGTGTTTTTGCTTTCAACTCTGACGCACTTGTTGTTGTTCTCACAACATTCCTGTCCGGTTCCATGTCATTTGTCAGCATGATGGTCGTGGCATACCTGTATACACATGAGATGCCTGGTCTGATGGATGGCGTTAACGGTGTCCTGATGGGTCTTATTGTCATAACCCCCCTTGCCGGCTTTGTAAGTCCTGAAAGCGCAATAATACTGGGACTGGTAGCTGCGTCAATCTACTTCTTCGTTTCAAACCGGCTATCAAAGTCAAGGTGGTTTTCGGACCCAATAGGCCTGTTTCCAGGGCATCTTGTTGGTGGAATATTTAGCATCACGATGATCGGTTTCTTTACTGAAAGCTCATTTGCAGCAGCTTCCGGGAATCCAGGCTTACCCAACGGGCTGTTCTTTGGCAGAGGTTTGTCAGCGCTGAGGCAGCTCGGCATTGAGGAACTTGGGGTGATTTCTGTTGCTGCATTTGTCTTTGTGGTATCTTTAATCACCATGATGGCAATCTCAAAGCTCATGGGCGGTATTCTGGAGGAAAGCGAAAAGGTTCCAGGCATCACCAAGGATACAACAAGGAAACATGCAACATCCGGTGGCAGGTGA
- a CDS encoding NAD-binding protein yields MGLLTIALGIVLASSTHTYHISLFGLHFIIAERSFSFFTLFDGFFLIVLSFLQLQKTRGTWRLLLGALILTFILLVLSSERRYHLTLVGIVLSFLIFFIMFRQRKDYTMPSVTLGRPEIAVAIITIIFTISYGVGGSLLFGNEFSPPITNIGTALYYTGETVTTLGFGDILPITLTSRMFTISLSILGVAIFFGAMTILITPIIQRRLGGVVVRMERHQLENLQNYTLVLGYSEFVHAYVSDLQKQGKTCVIVERSQQETEKLRNEGFLVINQNADDESLINSFRLNNCERILVASNDDGYNILIAATINQAVRDSSINDKVTVLVTSYRNMSKFSVFGFQTVNVSSIISKFLAGN; encoded by the coding sequence ATGGGTTTACTTACTATTGCGCTGGGCATCGTCCTTGCCAGTTCAACCCATACCTATCACATAAGCTTATTCGGTTTGCACTTCATCATAGCCGAACGAAGTTTTTCCTTTTTCACACTTTTTGATGGCTTTTTCCTGATCGTCCTTAGCTTCCTCCAGTTGCAGAAGACCCGTGGGACATGGAGATTGCTTCTTGGAGCATTGATTTTAACCTTTATTCTTCTCGTTCTCAGCAGCGAAAGACGCTACCACCTTACACTTGTAGGGATTGTCCTCAGTTTTCTTATATTCTTCATTATGTTCAGGCAGAGGAAGGATTATACTATGCCTTCAGTAACTCTTGGCCGTCCGGAGATTGCTGTTGCCATAATAACAATAATCTTCACAATATCCTACGGTGTCGGTGGGTCTCTTCTGTTCGGCAACGAATTCAGCCCTCCAATCACAAATATTGGAACTGCCCTTTATTACACGGGAGAAACCGTCACTACCCTTGGATTTGGGGATATACTCCCCATTACACTAACCTCCCGAATGTTTACAATATCCCTTTCAATACTTGGAGTAGCAATATTCTTTGGGGCAATGACAATACTCATAACACCCATAATACAGAGAAGACTTGGAGGAGTAGTGGTAAGGATGGAAAGGCATCAGCTTGAAAACCTTCAGAATTATACGCTTGTTCTTGGCTATTCGGAATTTGTTCATGCATACGTGTCTGATCTGCAGAAGCAGGGAAAGACATGCGTCATAGTGGAACGTTCGCAACAGGAGACTGAAAAACTTCGCAATGAGGGCTTTCTTGTGATCAACCAGAATGCAGATGATGAGAGCCTTATAAATTCATTCAGGCTCAACAACTGCGAGAGGATACTTGTTGCATCAAATGATGACGGATACAACATCCTGATTGCCGCCACAATAAATCAGGCGGTGCGTGATAGCAGCATAAATGACAAGGTGACTGTTCTCGTGACCAGTTATAGAAATATGAGCAAATTTTCAGTATTTGGTTTTCAGACTGTTAATGTTTCATCCATTATAAGCAAATTTCTGGCTGGTAATTAA
- a CDS encoding site-specific DNA-methyltransferase, whose translation MNIDLRLGDAKELIKQLPDRSVDLIFTDPPYNLSPYSTGNIKMSWRKEFNNDLAEWDKENFIPLEWADEFRRILKPTGNIFAFCSYNLIGKWHEAFDPLFDTFQFVVWHKTNPPPKLYRAGFLNSCELIVCMWNKGHIWNFGRQSEMHNFIESPICMGRERVKNPTHPTQKPLKILNKIIEIASHESAVVFDPFMGVGSTGVSAVQLSRNFIGFEVNPEYFAVSKERIETANKREIEGRPESREEQPPYS comes from the coding sequence ATGAATATAGATTTGAGACTGGGAGACGCCAAGGAATTGATAAAGCAACTTCCCGACAGGAGTGTGGACCTCATATTTACGGACCCCCCATATAACCTCAGCCCGTATTCAACCGGCAACATAAAGATGTCCTGGAGAAAGGAGTTTAATAACGATTTAGCCGAATGGGACAAAGAAAATTTTATTCCTCTGGAATGGGCTGATGAATTCAGAAGGATCCTTAAGCCAACTGGAAATATATTTGCATTTTGCAGTTATAATCTTATTGGAAAATGGCACGAAGCGTTCGACCCACTTTTTGACACTTTTCAATTTGTCGTGTGGCATAAAACGAACCCGCCACCCAAGCTATACAGGGCTGGATTTCTGAACAGCTGTGAACTCATAGTGTGCATGTGGAATAAGGGGCATATCTGGAACTTTGGAAGGCAAAGTGAAATGCATAATTTCATTGAAAGTCCAATTTGCATGGGACGCGAAAGAGTAAAAAACCCGACCCATCCCACTCAAAAACCCTTGAAAATTCTAAATAAAATAATAGAAATAGCTTCGCATGAAAGCGCCGTTGTTTTCGATCCGTTTATGGGAGTGGGCTCTACGGGAGTATCTGCTGTTCAGTTAAGCAGGAATTTTATCGGCTTTGAAGTAAACCCCGAATATTTTGCGGTATCAAAGGAACGAATAGAAACGGCAAACAAAAGAGAAATAGAAGGCAGACCTGAATCGCGAGAAGAACAGCCGCCGTATTCATAG
- a CDS encoding KEOPS complex subunit Pcc1, producing MEDLHSPFQIRIILEKEKYSDYIQAIRPDLDTHVGRSRTWLEEDSESFYIYIRSPDTVALRAALGSISRWFKVVREVMEVVS from the coding sequence ATGGAAGATCTACATTCCCCATTCCAGATTAGAATAATTCTTGAAAAAGAGAAATATTCAGACTACATTCAGGCAATCCGGCCTGATCTGGATACACACGTGGGTCGTTCAAGAACATGGCTGGAGGAAGACAGTGAAAGTTTCTATATTTATATACGGTCTCCTGATACAGTTGCACTGAGGGCGGCTCTTGGATCCATATCAAGGTGGTTCAAGGTAGTTAGGGAAGTTATGGAGGTAGTAAGTTAA
- a CDS encoding prefoldin subunit beta, which yields MEPNLSQYIQNQLKQAQQLETQIEQVATQKYQLDLRIKEIDKTLKELQTIGAETPVYKSVGNILYRVEDKQKLVDDLSEQKELSEIRIKTLEKQQKTLEDKYKELETLIQQRYQEETQKRGTSQ from the coding sequence ATGGAACCGAATTTAAGTCAATATATCCAGAATCAGCTAAAGCAGGCACAGCAGCTTGAGACCCAGATAGAACAGGTTGCCACACAGAAATACCAGCTGGATCTAAGGATAAAGGAAATAGACAAAACCCTGAAGGAACTCCAGACCATAGGTGCTGAAACGCCTGTTTACAAGAGTGTTGGAAACATCCTTTACAGGGTTGAGGACAAGCAGAAGCTTGTTGATGATCTCTCAGAACAGAAGGAACTCAGCGAGATACGTATCAAGACTCTGGAGAAGCAGCAGAAAACTCTGGAAGATAAGTACAAGGAGCTTGAGACCCTGATTCAGCAGAGATATCAGGAGGAAACCCAGAAAAGAGGTACTTCACAGTGA
- the mptA gene encoding GTP cyclohydrolase MptA: MIDLVDVQAEKPKISIPITSVGLKGITYPVRVSRDNREIDLLTRIDIYVDLPADRKGADFSRKIEAINEIILENGVVPSIEDLSLRIAEKVLQKLPYSTQCRVTVSADYMREKKSKNGNSRIIVPYKLEGESVLRRNGESHKMVGVNVTGLNACPCAMETTRALISRDFPGNDQILNRIPSITHNQRNHVRLMVQAPAGRSIEADDLIGICEKVLGGSLHSLLKRIDEGELVYNAHKNPKFVEDIVRDIAAEILPRYSDFPDGTRVIVSSESEESIHPHNAYAEIDTTLGELRSSISKLDH, translated from the coding sequence GTGATCGATCTGGTTGATGTTCAGGCTGAGAAGCCAAAGATTTCCATTCCAATTACAAGCGTCGGACTCAAGGGCATCACATATCCTGTCAGAGTAAGCCGTGACAACAGGGAAATAGATCTTCTGACAAGGATTGACATTTATGTTGACCTGCCTGCGGACAGGAAAGGGGCTGATTTTTCAAGAAAAATTGAGGCCATAAATGAGATCATTTTGGAGAACGGAGTGGTGCCAAGCATAGAGGACCTCAGTCTTCGTATTGCTGAGAAGGTGCTCCAGAAACTGCCTTATTCCACACAATGCAGGGTCACTGTATCAGCTGATTACATGCGAGAGAAAAAATCAAAAAATGGAAACAGCCGCATCATTGTGCCTTACAAACTGGAAGGTGAATCAGTTCTTCGAAGAAACGGGGAATCCCACAAAATGGTTGGTGTGAATGTCACGGGCTTGAATGCATGCCCATGTGCCATGGAAACCACGCGTGCGCTTATTTCACGCGATTTCCCAGGAAATGATCAAATCCTGAACAGAATTCCTTCAATAACACACAACCAGAGGAACCATGTCAGATTGATGGTTCAGGCTCCAGCTGGCAGGAGTATAGAGGCAGACGATCTCATAGGGATATGCGAGAAAGTCCTGGGAGGATCACTGCACTCACTTCTCAAAAGGATTGATGAGGGCGAACTGGTTTACAACGCACACAAGAATCCAAAGTTCGTTGAGGACATTGTTCGGGATATTGCCGCAGAGATCCTGCCAAGATACAGTGATTTTCCAGACGGTACCAGGGTCATTGTTTCATCAGAGAGCGAGGAAAGTATACACCCGCATAACGCTTATGCTGAAATCGACACCACTCTAGGCGAGCTGAGATCAAGCATTTCCAAACTGGATCACTGA